A window of Caretta caretta isolate rCarCar2 chromosome 13, rCarCar1.hap1, whole genome shotgun sequence contains these coding sequences:
- the LOC125622635 gene encoding olfactory receptor 6M1-like: MAGLEKGNHTLITEFLLVGFETLPELQITLFVVFFIIYLATVAGNLLLVLTVWMDHHLHTPMYFFLSNLSFLETGYVSTIIPRLLASLATALLKLPCTNTSLIETTALISAFTISMVPFVLTITSYVYVILTILRIPSTMGRKKAFSTCSAHLIVVSMFYGALIIMYVAPSGNQSLDFNKVFSLLYTVVTPMFNPIVYSLRNQEVKDALRRAIGKMWPSTKM, translated from the exons ATGGCTGGATTAGAGAAGGGAAACCACACACTCATCACAGAGTTCCTGCTTGTAGGATTTGAAACTCTTCCTGAGCTGCAGATAACCCTCTTTGTGGTGTTCTTTATCATTTACCTAGCAACTGTTGCTGGGAACCTTCTCCTCGTTCTGACCGTATGGATGGATCACCACCTACACacccccatgtatttcttcctcagCAATTTATCCTTCCTGGAAACTGGCTATGTCTCCACTATCATCCCCAGGCTGCTGGCGAGTCTTGCGACAG CTCTGTTGAAGCTTCCATGTACCAACACCAGCCTGATAGAGACAACAGCTCTAATCTCTGCCTTTACTATATCAATGGTCCCATTTGTCCTGACCATCACGTCCTATGTCTATGTCATCCTGACCATCCTGAGAATCCCATCGACCATGGGGAGGaaaaaggccttttccacctgtTCCGCTCACCTCATTGTGGTTTCAATGTTCTACGGGGCTCTGATCATCATGTATGTGGCACCGTCAGGAAACCAGTCTCTGGATTTCAATAAGGTGTTCTCCCTGCTTTACACGGTGGTGACTCCCATGTTCAATCCCATtgtctacagcctgaggaaccaGGAGGTAAAAGATGCCTTGAGGAGAGCTATTGGTAAAATGTGGCCTTCCACCAAAATGTAG